The genomic interval TTGGTGTTGGCCGACGTCGCACGCCGCGACGAAGGTATCGCCCGCTTCCGCGGACAACTGCGCCAGCAGCGCGGGCGCGTAGACGCCATCTCCTGGTGCGTCGTATCGGAACGCGTGAGCGCGCTTGCCTTCGGCGCATTGCGCGATCCAGTCGCCGACGCGCGGCGGATGCGGCGACAGCGCGGGGAGCACCGTCTTGACGTTGCCGGCAATAGCGATGTCCGCCGAGCGCAGTTTGCCGATCTCGGCCGCATCGACGTCGATGTGCAAAACGCGCGCATGCGGCGCGAAGCCTTCCAGCCGGCCCGTGGCGCGATCGTCGAACCGTGCGCCTAGCACGATCAGCAGGTCGCAGGCCTGCACCGCCTCGTTGGCGGCGCGCAGACCGTGCATGCCGATCATCCCGAGATTGGTGGGATCGTCCGGCGAGAGAACGCCAAGGCCCTGCAACGTGCAAACGCCTGGAATTGTCGTGGCCGCTTTGAAGGCGCGAACTTCATCGACAGCGTCGGCGATGCGAACGCCGCCGCCGATGTAGAGCAAAGGACGTTGCGCCGCGCTGATCATAGTTTCAGCGCGGCGCAAGTGCGCCGGATCGGGCTTGCGCGCGCCCCCTGGGTGACGGTTGGGGATGGAGGGCGCAGCGGCGAGTCCGATCTGGACGTCTTTTGGCAGATCGATCAGCACGGGGCCTGGCCGGCCCGATGCGGCGATGTGAAAGGCCTCTTCAAAGATGGCCGGAATGTCGTTGGGATCGCGAACGATCCAAGAGTGTTTCACCAGCGGCAGCGTAGCGCCTAGGATGTCGATTTCCTGAAACGCATCGGTGCCCATGAGCGGCGATGAGACATTGCCCGTGATCGCCACCATCGGCACCGAGTCCATCATCGCATTGGCGATGCCTGTGATCAGATTGGTGGCGCCGGGGCCGGACGTAGCCATGCACACGCCGGGCTTGCCGGTGACGCGAGCATAAGCATCGGCGGCGAATGCGGCAGCCTGTTCGTGGCGCACCAGGATGTGCTTGAAGCGCGCGCTGGTGAGCGCGTCATACACCGGCATGATGGCACCGCCCGGGTATCCAAACACGATCTCGACACCCAAACGGTCGAGCGTCTCGACGACGAGACGTGCGCCGTTGGGCGGCGCGGTGTCCGGTGCGGTGTTCGGCTTGGAGGCGACGCTTGCGGTCATGACTCAGGCGTTCGTCGGCGATTTCAGCCAGGCCATGCGCTCTCGGAGCGCGGCGCCGGTCTTTTCTATGGGGTGATTGCGATCAGCATTGAGCATTGCCGTGTAGCGCGGCTTGCCTGCTTGGTTTTCCAGGATCCAATCGCGCGCGAAATTGCCGGATTGGATGTCGCGCAGCACTTCGCGCATGCGCTCGCGTGTTTCCTCGGTGATGATGCGCGGACCAGAAGCGACGGCGCCGTACTTGGCGGTCTCGGAGATGAAATCGTGCATCTTCGAGATGCCGCCCTCGTAGAAGAGGTCCACGATCAGCTTCAGCTCGTGCATGCACTCGAAATAGGCCACCTCGGGCTGATAGCCGGCGTCGACCAAGGTCTGATAGCCGGCCTTCACCAATTCCTTGGCGCCGCCGCACAGCACTGCCTGTTCGCCGAACAGGTCAGTCTCGGTTTCTTCCGCGAACGTCGTTTCGATCAAGCCGCCAGCGGCGCCGCCGATGCCTTTGGCGTACGCCATGGCGCGGGCGCGCGCGGTCTCGGTGGCGTCCTGCTTCACCGCGAACAGCGCCGGTACGCCGCGTCCACGGATGAACTCGCGCCGCACCAGATCGCCAGGGCCCTTCGGCGCCACCAGCACGACATCCATGTCGGCGCGCGGCTGCACGCGACCGTAGTGGATGGAGAAACCGTGCGCGAAGAGCAGCGCCGAGCCCTCTTTGGCGTGGGGCGCAATGGTTTCCTTCCAGACGGCTTCTTGCGCCATGTCAGGTGTGAGGATTGCGATCAGATCGGCGCCTTTCACCGCTTCAGTGGGCTCGGCGGTTTCGATCTTGTCGGCGCGGGCGTTGGTCCAGCCTTTGCCGCCCTTGCGCACGCCCGTGACGACGTCGAAGCCGCTGTCGCGCAAATTCTGCGCGTGAGCGCGGCCTTGGCTGCCATAGCCGATGATCGCGATGCGCTGATCTTGCAGTGCGTCTGAGCGCACGTCGTCATTGGAATAGACTTTCATCAGGAGGCCTCACGCTGCGCCGGTGCGCGTTGCTGCGCCGGCGGTGGGTTGGGAATGGTGACGGCGCCTTGCGAAGCGGAGGCGACGAGGGCGGCGTATTTGGCGAAGGCGCCAACCGGCGCCGGGCGCGACGGCGGGACGGCGCTGCGCGTGGACAGGTCGGCGCGCACGTTCATGCTACGCGCCGGCACGTCTATGGTGATGATGTCGCCGTCGCGGATCAGCGCAATCGGGCCGCCGCTCGCGGCTTCCGGCGACACGTGGCCAATGACGAAGCCGTACGAGGCGCCGGAAAAGCGGCCGTCTGTGATCAGCGCGACGTTCTGGTAGCCGCGACCCTTGAGGGCGGCGGTGACTTGCAGCATCTCGCGCATGCCGGGGCCGCCCTTTGGGCCTTCGTAGCGGATGACGATGACGTCGCCTTCGGTGATCGCGCCGGATTGCGTGGCTTCAAACGCGGCTTCCTCGCTGTCGAACACGCGCGCCGGACCTTCGAAGCGCTCGATGGCGTGGCCCGCGAGCTTGATCACCGCGCCGTCCGGCGCGATGTCGCCGTAGATCACCGCGTAGGAGCCGCGTGGAATGACCGGGGACGAGAACGCGCGGACGACTTTCTGGTGCGGTGTTTCGACGGCTTCGCGCGCCTCTTCATAGAGCGAGCGGCCTGAAACAGTGGCGATGTCGGTGATGCGTCCGGAATCCATCAGGCGCTGCGCCAGCAGGCGCGTGCCCCCCGCGGCGAACAGATCGTGAGCCAAAAATTGCCCGCCCGGTTTCAGGTCGCAGATGACCGGCGCGCGTTCGCAGGCCTCGTTGCAGTCCTCGATGCCGAAAGCGACGCCAGCTTCGGCGGCGATGGCGGTGAGGTGGAGCACCGCATTTGTAGAACCGCCGCTGGCGGAGACGGCTGTCGCGGCGTTGCGCAGCGCGGCTCGCGTGATGAACTTGCGCGCGTTGAAGCCGCGCCGTGTCAGCTCCACCGCGACGCGGCCGCAGCGCTCGGCTTCGGCGGGCTTGCCGGGATGGACTGCAGGCACGTCGTTGGCGCCCATGGGGGAGAGACCCATCATCGAGAGCGCCATCGCCATGGTGTTGGCGGTGAACTGGCCGCCGCACGCACCGGCGCCTGGACAGGCGGCGGATTCGACTTGCTTCAAGCCCTCATCATCCAAAGTGCCGGCGCCATGCGCGCCGATGGCTTCGAACACGTCTTGGATGGAAATGTCCCTGCCGGCGTGTCTGCCGGCCATGATCGTGCCGCCGTAGAGTACACATCCCGGCAGATCCATGCGCGCCAGCGCCATAGCCGCGGCAGGAATGGTCTTATCGCAACCGACGATACAGACCACGCCGTCGAGTTGATGGCCCTGCACTGCGAGCTCAATCGAGTCTGCGATAACTTCGCGCGAAATCAGCGACGCCTTCATACCTGGCGTGCCCATCGAGATGCCGTCGGTGACGACGATGGTGTTGAAGTCGATCGGCACGCCGCCGGCTTCGCGCACGCCGCGGCGCACGTGCTCGGCCAAGTCGCCCAGATGCATGTTGCAGGGCGTGACCGATGACCAGGTGTTGACGACCGCAATCAGCGGCCGCGCGAAGTCCTCATCGCCGAGCCCCGCCGCGCGCAGATACGAGCGCGCCGCGGCGCGATTTGCGCCAGAGGTCACGACCGCGCTGCGGAGCGGTTTTTGCTGATTTGGTGGGGATTCTCGCGTCATTTTGGTCCGGTTGAGACGGACCGCCAGACAACAAAAAACCCGCTGCCTTTCGGAGCGGGGTGATGCTGGCGATCCTGTTGTTGAGGTCAGGTCACGTCAGCCACGCCGCTCCGGTGCTAAGAATAAGCGCCAGGCCAAGAAGGACTACGTTTACGACGACGACGCCAAGCGCGCGCGCATCGACGGCGACAACAGTCGCGGTCGGGCGTGCAGCGGTGGGGCGATTCATCGACACGAAGTTAGCTCCTGAACAAAGAAGGACAGACTTTTGTGCAGTGCGCAATGCACAAAATGTCCGCTCCCGCGAAAATCCTGCGATTGCCGCTTTTTGGGGCGCCGCACAGTTAAGCGGCACTAAACTCTCAGAGGCACGAGCAGACTTCGCGTTCATCGGGTGAGCGGCGAAGCCGGGCGAGTAGCGCCGCCGCAGTTCGCCTCTTGCGCTGATTTGGAAAATGGTCGCACCGCCCCCAATTCTCAGGGACGGTCGAGGGAGCAGCAGAGCGGTGGAATCAAAGGAAGTCGTGCCTCCGTTTCTGAGCGTGCGCGTGTTCGAAGCCGCGGCGCGTCTCGGCAGCTTTGCGCGCGCTGCGGAGGAATTGGGCATCACGGCCGGCGCCGTCAGTCAGCATGTACGCATTCTGGAAGAGTTCGCGGGCCAGCCGCTATTCCGCCGGTTAGGGCGTGGCGTTGAGCTGAGCGATGCAGGGCAGGCGGCATTCTCGCACGCGAGTGCTGCGATGTCGGAGATGCTGGAAGCTGGCCGCGCCATGCGCGCAAGCATGCGTGGGCGGCGGATTTCGATCTCGACCCCGCCGTCCTTCGCGTCGAAATGGCTTATTCCCAGGCTCAGCGAGTTTCAGCAGCGCTACCCTGAGGTGGAGGTCCGCATCTCCGCCGACATGACACTAATCGATTTCGCGGTGACGGATATCGACCTCGCCATCCGCTACGGTCCTGGCGGCTACGAAGGTCTTTCTTGCGAGCGGCTAATGTCGGAGTCGGTGGCGGTCGTCGTTAGCCCAAAACTTCTCGAAGGCCGCGCGCCCGCGCGCACAGCGGCTGATTTCTTGGACCTGCCGCTGATCCATGACGATGCGCCGGAGCGCGATCTTTCATGCCCGACCTGGAGCATGTGGTTCGCGGCGCGCGGTTTGCGGCGCGTCGAATCCGAGCGCGGGCTGCGTTTCAATCATTCTGGCTTGGCGCTGGAAGCCGCCGTTGCGGGCAAAGGCGCCGTGCTGGCTAAACGACAATTGGCCCTGCGCGACCTGGCGGAGGGCACGTTGGTCTCGCCCTTGGATGAAGGCGATGCACCTCTGGCCTTTGCGTACTGGTTGGTGTGGCCGCGTGGCCGCCGGTTCGAACCGGCGCAGGCGGCGTTCCTCACGTGGTTGCGCGAGGAAGTGATCGCGAGCGACGCGGGCGCGGATCAAACCGCCTGAGGCGCCGTTCGCGTCACGGGCGTGCGTGTTGACGCTCCGACCTAAGTTCGGATAGGCTTCCAACGTGATGTGCACCGGTTTCCAACCGACTTTTGCCGACCGCCCCGTTCTGGGTGCGGTTGCGCATGCGCACCATCACGCTCACGCACGACATTAAAGCTCCGCATCCGCTTTTGAGCTGAGGGAGCGAGACGCCAGGCGTTTTCGCTCCATGCGCTGTTTTTATTCCCTTCCTGCGTCTGCGTGAGTTCCATGGATACCCAACGTCTGCACATCGCGATTCAAAAGAGCGGCCGCTTGGCTGAGCGCAGCCTCGAATTGATCCGAGCCGCTGGCTACCGCCTCAACAAGAGCGCGGGCGAGCTCTCTTACAGCGTCGAGAACGCGCCAATCGACCTCTGGTGTGTGCGTGACGACGACATACCCACTTTCGTCGCCGATGGTGTAGCGGATCTCGGTATTGTCGGCCGCAACGTCCTGGCCGAACGGGAGAGCGCCGGCCGCGATGGGCTGGCAGAGGTGATGCCGCTCGGATTCGGCCGGTGCAAATTGTGCATCGCCGCGCCGGAAGGCTTTTCCTACGACGGTCCCGGCGCCTTACGCGGCGCCCGCATTGCGACGACATACCCAAACCTGCTCAGTCGATTCCTCAAAGAGCAGGGCGTGGAAGCTGAGATCGTCACGATGCGTGGCGCTGTCGAAGTGGCGCCTCGGCTCAAACTGGCCGACTTCATTTGCGACCTCGTCTCGACCGGTGCGACACTCGAGTCCAATGGACTCGCGGTTCTCGACACCATCCTGCAGAGCGAAGCCGTGCTTGTGCGCAATGCGCGAACGCTCGCGTCTGACCTGGCGCACGTTGCCGACAGTATGATCGCGCGCTTTCGCGGCGTTGTTGCGTCGCAGGACGCCAAATACGTCATGATGAATGCGCCGAGTGCGGCGCTGCCGCGTATCTCGGAAATCCTGCCGGGCGCCGGCGCGCCGACCGTCATGCCGCTCGCCGGGCGCGAAGGCTGGGTCGCGGTGCAC from Terricaulis silvestris carries:
- the hisG gene encoding ATP phosphoribosyltransferase is translated as MDTQRLHIAIQKSGRLAERSLELIRAAGYRLNKSAGELSYSVENAPIDLWCVRDDDIPTFVADGVADLGIVGRNVLAERESAGRDGLAEVMPLGFGRCKLCIAAPEGFSYDGPGALRGARIATTYPNLLSRFLKEQGVEAEIVTMRGAVEVAPRLKLADFICDLVSTGATLESNGLAVLDTILQSEAVLVRNARTLASDLAHVADSMIARFRGVVASQDAKYVMMNAPSAALPRISEILPGAGAPTVMPLAGREGWVAVHAVCQESVFWETLEALKAVGATAILVLSIEKMM
- the ilvD gene encoding dihydroxy-acid dehydratase, with the translated sequence MTRESPPNQQKPLRSAVVTSGANRAAARSYLRAAGLGDEDFARPLIAVVNTWSSVTPCNMHLGDLAEHVRRGVREAGGVPIDFNTIVVTDGISMGTPGMKASLISREVIADSIELAVQGHQLDGVVCIVGCDKTIPAAAMALARMDLPGCVLYGGTIMAGRHAGRDISIQDVFEAIGAHGAGTLDDEGLKQVESAACPGAGACGGQFTANTMAMALSMMGLSPMGANDVPAVHPGKPAEAERCGRVAVELTRRGFNARKFITRAALRNAATAVSASGGSTNAVLHLTAIAAEAGVAFGIEDCNEACERAPVICDLKPGGQFLAHDLFAAGGTRLLAQRLMDSGRITDIATVSGRSLYEEAREAVETPHQKVVRAFSSPVIPRGSYAVIYGDIAPDGAVIKLAGHAIERFEGPARVFDSEEAAFEATQSGAITEGDVIVIRYEGPKGGPGMREMLQVTAALKGRGYQNVALITDGRFSGASYGFVIGHVSPEAASGGPIALIRDGDIITIDVPARSMNVRADLSTRSAVPPSRPAPVGAFAKYAALVASASQGAVTIPNPPPAQQRAPAQREAS
- the ilvC gene encoding ketol-acid reductoisomerase, translating into MKVYSNDDVRSDALQDQRIAIIGYGSQGRAHAQNLRDSGFDVVTGVRKGGKGWTNARADKIETAEPTEAVKGADLIAILTPDMAQEAVWKETIAPHAKEGSALLFAHGFSIHYGRVQPRADMDVVLVAPKGPGDLVRREFIRGRGVPALFAVKQDATETARARAMAYAKGIGGAAGGLIETTFAEETETDLFGEQAVLCGGAKELVKAGYQTLVDAGYQPEVAYFECMHELKLIVDLFYEGGISKMHDFISETAKYGAVASGPRIITEETRERMREVLRDIQSGNFARDWILENQAGKPRYTAMLNADRNHPIEKTGAALRERMAWLKSPTNA
- the gcvA gene encoding transcriptional regulator GcvA, producing the protein MPPFLSVRVFEAAARLGSFARAAEELGITAGAVSQHVRILEEFAGQPLFRRLGRGVELSDAGQAAFSHASAAMSEMLEAGRAMRASMRGRRISISTPPSFASKWLIPRLSEFQQRYPEVEVRISADMTLIDFAVTDIDLAIRYGPGGYEGLSCERLMSESVAVVVSPKLLEGRAPARTAADFLDLPLIHDDAPERDLSCPTWSMWFAARGLRRVESERGLRFNHSGLALEAAVAGKGAVLAKRQLALRDLAEGTLVSPLDEGDAPLAFAYWLVWPRGRRFEPAQAAFLTWLREEVIASDAGADQTA
- the ilvG gene encoding acetolactate synthase 2 catalytic subunit; its protein translation is MTASVASKPNTAPDTAPPNGARLVVETLDRLGVEIVFGYPGGAIMPVYDALTSARFKHILVRHEQAAAFAADAYARVTGKPGVCMATSGPGATNLITGIANAMMDSVPMVAITGNVSSPLMGTDAFQEIDILGATLPLVKHSWIVRDPNDIPAIFEEAFHIAASGRPGPVLIDLPKDVQIGLAAAPSIPNRHPGGARKPDPAHLRRAETMISAAQRPLLYIGGGVRIADAVDEVRAFKAATTIPGVCTLQGLGVLSPDDPTNLGMIGMHGLRAANEAVQACDLLIVLGARFDDRATGRLEGFAPHARVLHIDVDAAEIGKLRSADIAIAGNVKTVLPALSPHPPRVGDWIAQCAEGKRAHAFRYDAPGDGVYAPALLAQLSAEAGDTFVAACDVGQHQMWVAQHCRFSSPSAHLTSGGLGAMGYGLPAGLGAKLARPDAHVVTISGDGSFIMNIQELATLRRYNIALKIVVLDNSSLGLVRQWQELFFDRNFSEIDLSDNPDFAAVARAFGIEAFRISKREEVGPGIARLLAAEGPCLAHVIIDAKDNVWPLVPPGKSNSDMMHGETQ